The Raphanus sativus cultivar WK10039 chromosome 2, ASM80110v3, whole genome shotgun sequence DNA segment ATACATTGGATGTGGTAATAGCTCGACAGCAAGTTAAGAATCctctagtctatatttgagaagtgactTGTCACATgttttctctacaatcgttttcacaaaaataattatgatgtggctattaagattgatgacatgtcatatggttaaatatgatatggacaattacatttaatgctgatatatttttttggaaatatttttagaatatggcaataactcatatattatatttaatattgatttatatttttggtaaactttgtggAATATGATAATAAGTCATAAataatcactaaaataaatatattcaaatatgatattttgaatttcgaaatattatataatttatttttataattataaaattttattatctaaatttttctaaattttcggaatttaaaaaaaattaaatcgtaatatcattagtttcttttaggtatctacaaattatgtaattattatttagttttaatttttgataactatacaattttatatgatttttagtaattttgtacaagttaatttaatacatttaaccaaatgaaataaatatttttttaatctacgattttaactttatatatatcattcttaaatataatttaaaataaataaaaaatttctcttaattttatgcttaattaatgatatttatattaattattggtcaaaaataaaaatatataatattaataaattacattttaaaatataaaatttaacttttaaaaattcatcactatAATACACCTATTACAtcaggaaaacacctagattaataattgaacatgactactaaaattgatgacatgtcttatagattaatatgacatggacaattatatttaatgttaatctatatttttgataaactttcGAATTTCgattatattcaattatggcatttcaaatttcgaaatatcatttaaattaaacatatttaaaaaatatatacatatttttagaaaattataaaaattaaatcataaaatcaaattaaatcgtaaaattattagtttcttatatatatctatacattttataaatattgtttaattttaattttttacaattatgcaattttacatatttatttaatatatttaattaaaataaatagatagaaaaatctacctcagattataatttaaaatatatacatgcacattcttaaatataattcaaaataaacaaaattatttttatcttaattttaatgttcagttaaatcaaatttatattaaatattgataagaaaagaaaacttataatattaataaaagttaaatataatttatatttatctattaaaaatattttaaaattcttttactgcacatggtgcaggaaaacacctagttctaattttaaataataaacaataaaaaaacattttcataaCTACTTTAAGTTTATTATGAAAAGGACAAAATTAactcttttaaataatttataaatatttaagaattatttataaaagtttataaattcaGTATCACCCTCTTATAATactaaactagattttgacccgttcGACCgggcggatatttattttatgtttttttaatattaaatgatgtatttgtaatatttaaatataaatttagattggaaaTTAATCTTTGCagttataactaaaattaaaattttaataaaatattctgatataagttttaaatttcctaattaaaataatatagaggtggtcataattttttccaattcaaaaatcttagcatccctcAAATACAAAagacaataaaattaaaaatacataaaatatataaccatatttggagctataatttctattaaaataaatttgttaaagaaaaataatgttgcgctgtttttgtttatttctaaagtttgacccgtgaccgtataaatattttctttcagtttaatttttttttctgtactaatcgtatactatatatatttgtaaattaaaatgtattacataattgttaatataacattttaaaacataacgattttatttattactttaaaagaattatattttgtgatttagtcgtctattatatcctagtgtatcatataaacaaatcttatatttataacaaatttgACTTATATAGGAAgcattatgctaataatatatgaaaaatatattttatttatattttatataaattgattatgatgtgtgattttttattttattatttattactaataaatattaaaaatatttaatatgttaatacgaaatatattaggaaatatattttggataagattttatcaaagaaatctattatttaaattaggaaaaacattaaatgcttaaatctgttatttaaattaggaaaagacaatcatacttaaatataactTCATTTAATACTTTAGTGGCATGacaatgtaaatatagtgaaaaattaagggttaatttaattttgtacttctgttttaatataatagattcgAAATAATAATCACTAGATCAAAAATCCaaatattagaatatttttgattaaatatattttcgaaaAGTAGTATACAACTTAGTGTAATTCAAGCAATTTCTCCAACAAAGCAATGATACAAATTACTAAATTACATATTACACTCGTCGTGtagtttagtttaaatttactGGCCAACTAATACCAACACATAAAAGActtaaattagtaaaaaaaaagtatgaatactaaacaaaataaaaacgtgGGCGTATTCGTATGTTATAATTAAATGTCATTTATAGGTGCATACTCCATCGGGAATTGAATGGAGGAACACAGAGAAGAACGTACTTGCAAGGTGCCAATTTAACATGCAAAGCCAGAGTGGGCACTTAGACAAGtacccaaaaaataaaataaaactttctctcttctctcttctctcttctctcttctctcttcttagCCTTCAAACTCACTACTCTTGCCATATCAAAATGAAGACTCATGACTTCATGAACGTTGAGTCTTTCTCCCCCAAGGTTAGACCGATTCGCCTTTTCGGCTTCGAGTTTGGAACTTCTCATGAAGAATCTGAGTCCAGTGAAAGCATCAACGAAGTCAATACCACTAGCAATACCAAAGACAAGAGATTCAAGTGCAACTACTGCTACCGAAAGTTTCCTACTTCACAAGCCCTAGGCGGCCATCAGAACGCTCACAAGAGAGAACGTCAACAAACCAAACGCTTCCACCTCCATTCAAACGCAGCCGCTTTTTTCCACCGCAACAAATACCACTTTGATGCTTCTAGGTTCTTTGAGGATCATGTTAGCCTTGAAGCTGCTCGCATCAGTGATGCAAGATTAGGGTTGTTGCGTAGGTATAATAACTCATCAAAAAGTTGTGATCATGATCATACATCTTACCAGACTAGACCGACGTATGGTGGTAATAGCAGGCGTGATTTATTTTACGAGTCCAAAACGAATGTAACGGACCACGTGAGTTTGGATCTACGCCtctagttaattttttaaaaaatattatctctagttttttttttgtattgtttacCTATAATAGTTTCAATCGACATAATATTACTGTTAAACTAGTTCATgcagataaaataaataactctCAACGGTGATCTTGTACACTAGATAATCTAAAATAGAACTAGAAACGTACAAACACAATGAAACGTTAAGTTAAACCGAGTAGTTAATTTGATTCTTGTAATTTCAAAACATTAATAAATCTGTATCTGAGATTTGAAATCTACAGAAagagaataaaaaagaaatataaaattattcatcCCGTACGTTTACCACCAATGTAAATTTATCATTGAACCTTCTTTGCAACTAAAAGCACTTTCTTTAAACATTCTCTCTTTAAAGTGTCACAAAAAGTAGTTAAAATCGAAAattcaataattaatatatttgctAGCTcgattattttctattttttatttcttcaatTTTGGTTACATCTACTTGATCTGAAAATATGTTTTGGTTGGTCCTGGAATGTCCACGCCAATAACATTAACTCTCAAATCAAAATGGAATCACAAGAGGGACCCAATTAAAACATCACCACTAAGTATAACTTGAACATTATTTACATTTTACATCACTCCTTTATTGTATTTACTCCAGTCGATAAGATAACATTATTTACATTTTACATCACTCCTTTATTGTATTTACTCCAGTCAATAAGGCAAACCAAATAAAAAGGTTATTATTTGTTAGaacttttttgtttatatacaaCGTATGCAGTATTTAATAACTCAATTGCTGTCAAGTAATAATCATCGCCTTATGTTCTCTAGTCCAATGTATCGGCCTATACAAGCCAACATAGAGTATAGTATTTCTATGATAAAACACTATAAAGGACGTGTCTCCAATTCTATATAGTTACGCATGAACTGAGAAGTTTTAACTAGAAGAATGTATATGACTATTCGAGCCCGAGGTAACTAAACATCGGATCCTAGTTGATGTGCAACACAATTATTGATGTGTGATGTGAGAAAAGACGTTGGTGGGTACATAGATCGTCCTATATCTATATTAATTTCAATCTAACTTGGGTTGTACAAAGTACAAAGGAAAAGTTTCATCATAAATAAAGGAAATATTCATGTCCCACATATTAAAATCTTAACCTAAAGTATCAAATGTGAATAGAAAAAGGCAAATGATAGCCAAATTATATGACCTAattatagaaaaagaaaaggatgtCTCACTTCACATATGTTATTTGGCTCACCATTTTCCACGTACGTTTACTTTTTGGGTGTAAAATCTTATGTCTTTTGATAGGGGCAAAACTCTTATGCCGTATGGAGAGCTGAGTAGCTGGATACTGATTTTGTGTTCGTTTTAGCTGAAACATAATGAAGTTGAAGACAAACACATTCAAAGTTTCAAGGTTTAACTTTCCCTATCCAGTTTGGTTTTGATTCGGATTGCTTGTACATAATCTGATCTTCATTGAGGTTAGCATGCCTTAGAAATCATATACATAAGCTAATCCAGCGATGAACATGCTATCATGCAGAGCCGTGCTTACAATGAAATTGAAAAGGCATTTGCCTCAGGCCCCCAaagaatataaacattttaGGGCCCCGGTTACACTAGCTCATTCATAGTGCAATGGTTAATATTCTTTGGTAGTGGTGTGTCAACGTGTGTTCAACCCTCAAGCTCAGTTTTGCATAGGgtatttttctaattaaatttattatactaTCTGAAGTTCTAATAGTTTAAATAGTGTTATTTATGAGATGCCTTCAATCTTTGTTTGTATATCACATTATTTCTTCtatgatttatatatgtttttaatccATTAAAAATCTGTttgtaaagaaaatattttgtaagaattatttttatcatttaaattttatctatttgttAAAAgttatatcatttaaatataacttataaatacatttttaactgtaaattttattttcttttaaaaaattgccTTAGGCCTCTCAATATTCTAGCACGGCACTGCTATCATGTTTACGTCTATACTTCTTTATGCAATTAAGCTTCATGGTGAAATTTGGGGTAACATCCTACGGtgaaaaacttaataaaattgatttgattATCTAGATCATTAAAATGAACTTTATGAATATTTGTtcataaaaaaactcaaaatatcgTGTGATGATTATATAATGATTAAACATGTATGTATTCCGAGCCGGACGTGACAGGGCGGTCAAGTGTTACACTTAGGTTGTATATTTGGTTATACGGCACAAAAATGTCCATAGCAAAGACTAAAATTTGCACAAGAGTCTTTCGTTTGCCTTTACAATACTgtcaacaaagaaaaacacagcCAAGCGGCAGAAGGAAATGAGAACTGCAAATCAATGCACAAACTAAAAATTCACTACACGAATCTCAAACTGATTTATTGCAACTCGAATCATTACTTTTAAGTCCCAAAATGATCGGTTTGTCGAGTCTCCGACACTGAGATATCTGAATTATCTCCTTGTGATCTCCTCAGCTTGGCAACAAGAACCCACATATTAGCAAGTTCGTTCTCCAGATACGCTTCTCTTTCTTTAGACTCTTCTATTGTTCTTTGCAGCTCTGCTTCTCTTTGAACTTTCTCAAAGAGAGCAGCTTCAAATGAAACTTCACGTTCTTTGATCATGCTAAGCTCTCTCTTCAGTTCCATCAGCGAGCTGTCTTGCTCTTTCCTCTTTACAAGAGGACTCTCTTTCCTTCCATTCCTCGGGTTCCCTGTATTGCCTCCTCGTGGTGTAACAGAGTTCTTATTAGCTGCTGCCAGATCACCTGCCAGCCTCTCGTTGCGATTCATGAGCCTTGTTACTTCCTCAGACAATGCCTTGAGCTCAACTGCAGCCGCTGAAGCAAGCTCTTTCGCATATGAGCTCTCTTCAGCAAGTTTCTGGTTTCGGAGTTCTAGTTCTTCCTTTAACTCACTTAGCTCCGCAGCTTTCAGTTTGAGCTCTTCAATCTCAAATGCCTGGCCATGTCTCAGTCAGATAAAAATGCTTAAATCAACTTAAAAGGGAAGAGGACAATAATATGAgaagttcacctgcgcttgtaTGACCTTCTCCTGAATTTTGTTTTGGGCTTCAGAAGATTGTTGCATGTGGCTTGCGGTCGATCTCATATCTCCAAGTTCTAGGGCGTCAGAGAGCTGCTGCTTTAGGTTTGAAACCTCTTCTTGCAACGCTTCACATTCACATGTCTGCAGAAAAAGAGTCGTCATCAGATTATATATTTCTCTGACATGTTAGCTTGGAAGGTGTCTAAATACAGAGATATTATCTGAACCCTTTGGTTGAGTTGTTCCTGAATGATACGATTATCTGCAGCTTTAACctataaacaaaatgaaaaaaaagtaTCATGCAGGTTAGAGCAAAAGCCATCTTAGGTTAAGTCTCAATAATAGTACTGTGTAAACAGAGAGAGTTTCAGCACCTCCAGTTCAAAACTCTTCTCATTTAGTTGAGCCCTCATTTCAGAAACAGCCTGCAGATAATAGAGAGCACACTTGAGAATGCGAGAACAAAGAAGTTCAAAGCCTCTGTATGATATTTGAAAAAGGGATAATCCACCTGCACGATATCAGACTTATCCAGTGCATCATGTGATGTCATTACAAAATCCAAAATTTGTTTCCCCAGCTCAGCAATCTGGTCGTTCTTTGCCTTGATATCATCGTTCAGGTTTATAATCTCTGCCTGcataaaaagtaaaagataaCCAGGAAGGTAAATAATGCGCATATTTGATAATATGATCATAAACAGAATACACATATTACTTTAATTTCTTCGTTTTGAGGGGCTTTGGTGGCCTCTTCTGACAACTGTTTAAAAGACTTTGACTGTAGCGCCATCTCCTCAGATAAAATCTTTTGCTGTTCCCTCAGTATATCCATCTGGTCGATTGTTCTTCTTCTAGCCTGGGAACAAGTACACAAAATGTCTTAAAGATCGTGCATCACTTGTTCtaaataaagtttaaataaCCAATTGATGTTAAATGAAATGTGGTATCAGCTGTGAGAAAAATTTTGTGCACCTCAGGTGTCTCTATCTCATGGGAACTGTCTTCAAGGGATTCTATATCTTCCCCAGGCTCTAAGCGTTGATCCGCTAATGGTGAGCCTACTGAAAGTTTCGATTCTGTATGGAAATTAGTGCCGTCCCTTTGAGGAGTTGACAGTGTACTGTTAGACTTGACCGCACTCGACTTGTCGCTGATGCTTGATTCCCCTAAACTGTTGTCCTTTTTCtgataataaaacaaaacagtaATGAGAGACCATGTGGCAAGAGAGCTTGTGTGCTATCTCATGCACACGAGGAGAATAATTGTTTTGAAGCACATACGAGTGACAGATAAATGTGTGTAGGACAATGTTGTGAACAGTACTAACTATAGTATGAGGTTCTGATGTTGAGGGAATTGCTCTATAGATTAAACAATAACAGATAACAGTAAATGTTTATCAAAGCCATATAAATTCTAGAATCAGATGTGTACCTTAAGTTTCAACCAATTAAGTAGTCCATGCTTCCTggtcttcttttcttctctaaATGCATCATCTATAATCTCAGGATTAGATTCACCAGAAACATAGAGTTCAAGGTTCTCTTCATCCATCAAATCCCGCCTCTTGTATGGTAGGTAAGCAAGCTGACGATGAATTATCAACTAACATCAGCTTCCAAAAATAGTAATCAGCAGACATGCTGTTATAGGAAACTAATATCGTTTGGTCAAAAGACAGGTATATGATGTGTCATCCAGGCGAAATAAGTGTTTAACTTTACCTCCTCTTGTCCAAATGAGTGTCTCCTTCGAGGAACAACGCGATGAGAAACTCGTGATGTTTGTGGAGTTTTAGCAGACACGAGAATTAATTTTGTCAGCCGTTGGATTCGACTCATGAGAGCTGCTTTagcatcttcctcttcttctagCTTTTATAATCACATTGAAAGAAAATCAAGCATATTCAAAACTGAAGCACATACGGTAAAGGATCTCCGGTCCAATGGCAAGCGTGTAAGTATAGGGATCAATGACATAAAACATACTTTCTGCTTCAGAAGAACAATATTATCTTCGCTAATGTCCTTAAGCTGAGAAACTGGTTTAATTCCTTGTTTAAGCTGCTCTAGCTCCTCCTTGAGTTGGCGAATCTCGTTTTGGTACTTCTTGATCAATGATTTCTCATCAATTATCTGTATTTTTTATTCGGTTAGAAATAAAGTAAGAACCTTCAGTGTAGACATGCACAGAGAGAATAGCTGTAACTATGACCTTGTTCTGTGCGGCTTGAATTTCGATATGCTTTGCACGATGGGCAAATTTTAGTGTGTTGTGTGTTTCTTCGGTGCAGCTTGATGCAGGAGTCACTGTACATATGAGCTACCAAATCGAAATCGATTAGTTAAGTAGATTAAAGGAATTGTTTTCTATCTGCCTACGGTCACACAGTTCGTGGCATTTCTTGCAATAAGAAGCTAAAAGAGATCTTTAGCAACACTTACAGATACACGTCCATGACCACTCAACGAGGACTGAAGCAGCCTGGTTAATTTAGAGTCCCTAAATGGCACGTGACTAGCCTTCCTATCTGTTAGCTTTGATATTACCTACAAGTTTACAAAAGAAACATCCAACTTCAGAATATGGCAGATTATTTAACAAATGACTAGAAGGCAAACAGCAACAAAGGTTTTCAGCTGAAAAAGAGGAAGAGCAAAAAACAATCTATGGGCGGatctattttgaaaaaattatcaAAGAAGTTCTTGAATTCAATTAAACTTCCATAAACTGATGCTGCTTGGCTAAAACAGTGGTAACCAAGAACTCACCGTCCCTAAAGTCAgcaaacttttattaatataagACCCTTCCTTGCGTCTTAGACCACTGGTTCCAGCCTTTGAGCTCTCGGAACCTGCCAGATCAATGAGGTTCTGCAGATATAAGTGAAATTATGAGAAGTTAATCAATTGTTCACCTTTAAGTATTCAGATAATGCAATAATAAACAGTTGACAGGAGTTGGATTTGCTCCAGAGTTGAAGAAAAGGTAAGATATAACTGAAGAAAACAATCACAGGATAAAAACAAAGTTATATACCAGCTGCGAGAGATGTACAGCTTCACTTTCATTATTGCCACCCAAGGGACTACTCTCTATGGTCTGTCAAAAAACGGTATAGCGTTATTGGTAGATATGAAAGAAAGCAAAACTGTGAACGGtcataataattttaagaaCTTAATCCTTTGCAAACTTTCTATTACCAAAACAAACTTGTGAACTGAGATGgactatttaaaaaatgttGTGTGCCATCTAATTAGTACCACAATTGTATTTTAATAAGGGGCAACGATATAGCAAGTTcacaaagagaaaaataaacatACCAGTGTAAACATTGTATGGCTCCGGCTGCTGAGCAAATTAAAACTTGTGGATCCAATATGTCGGTGCTCTGTCAGCAAACGGAAATTTTATTAAGATGACTGACATGAAAAGTACTAGATTCACAAGGATTAAGAATCAAAAAGAGAAAGCTAGTCTTTAGAATATCTATAGCACATCACATAAGAGGAAACACTTTTTCCGACCAAGAAATcgaaataaaatttacaactGACTGGGTCAGTAACTATGCTAGAGTAAGCCTTTTCAATTACAGAGAACATGGAAGCGCCTACCTTCTCCAGCTGCTATAAGAGAAAGCGCATGAGCAGGGGATAGCACAACTTCTTCTTTAATCCCCTCAATAAAAGCTCCCTATAATCAGCATAAAGAGATGTTCAGTGCAGAAAGTAGATTATAAACTTCTTAGACCCTTACAAAAGCTAACAACAGCAACTTCAGATCTAGTATACTTGGATAAGAACTGAGACCCAGTACgtttaaaaaattgataatcGGGCTGCAGGATCCCAAAGAATTtcattttataagaaaatgaagCAAGTACTTTCAAGCATCTAGCCGAGAAAAGATGTCTCCtctaacttaaaaaaatatatggtggCAAGGTTTGGGATTCTGTGAAGTACACTATAGTCACAAAGGAAGATGTTATGAGACAATAAAATCAGCAACTAGCATGTTACCAacacaaaagcaaaaaaaaaaaagagtactGAAACAAGTACCTGCTCATCTTCTCTGATCCTCAAATTTTGCCCCACTGGGTTCAGTAAATCATTGACAACCTGAAGCAAAATGAACCTTAAGGATATTACGAAAAATCAAAGCAGAATCTGATTATCATTCAGCACCGCTGGTGAATTGATGATAAGTCatggagagaaaaaaaaagcaagtaGTGAGTAGCACCTCATTATAAATTTCCAAGTATGAAACACGTAGGAGAAATTCTCGCCTTGGtgtctgcaaaaaaaaagggtaTAAGTATGACGTAGCTAGCACTTAGCCAGGGAACTAGACTAATCAACATCCCACGAATTACCTCTTGTATAATGTCGAAAGCATCTTTCACGGCTAATGGGATAATACCAGGAGATCTTTGATCACCCTGAAATTTAACCAAACAAAACTGTCTTCATGAGATTTAATTGTTCCTATGTCATGCAAATCTTTGAAGCCACACGTAAACATGGTCTCTTGAACGAAATGTGTTAAATCATTTGGAATTAGGGCAGGAGCATGTACTGATCACACCCACCATGTGCTAACTACATGTAAATGAAATAGCTAGAAGGAGAGTAATCAAATATCCACACAAACAATATTTTAGGATCTAAACATCAAATTCAATAGCCAATCATTTGGCCACTATAGAAGAGAAACTTTGCTCCAGACTATTCACTTGTGCAAGGATTTCTACATGGTTTAACTAATCCTGCTAATTTGAATCTTTAGTATAGATAGTTTTGTCTGCAGATCAGTGATTAGGCCAGAAACGAAGGAAGAGGAATACGGAACAAGAAATATCATGATCAatgaatcttatttattttggttttatgatTAGTAAATCTTACATGCATAGTGTGAGTTTTTCCACTGCTTGTCACTCCGTATGCAAATATTGTCCCTGTGGTTGGATTAACACTCAAAGTCATCAGACATAATATCAATTGCCAAAAAAGTCTAACTCAAAAAAAGCACTGGATACATTCTGCCAAGTCAAAGATCTCATGTTCTAACTTCCAAGTTAATAGTTATGCAAACTGTTCATATCTGGTTCTCcggtaaaccttttttttttccgggGTAAACTTTGATATAACATATCTTTACTCTTCCAAGAGATATCTTAACTAGATCGGCTGATAAAAAATGTTTCCTCTCTTATTCTAACAAAAAGAAGGAAGTGTTTACTCCATACCATTGGTTCCCTCCATAGCACCATTAACGACATGCTGAGCAGAAACATCATAGACCTGGCGTGTTGTTGTTGTAGGCCCAAAAACACGATCTGCAAGGAAGGAAGAACTTCAAGAAACCAATATGGCAGAAACGGAATTTGCCATCTTAGTATTAATTCAGGCCTTCAATCAATAATGATGCAAAATGCTCTTCGTATATAATTTCTTATGCTTACAGAAACTCGTGACACTAAGTCAAACTGTTAACAAGACTCACCATAGGCGTAAGCGATGGATTGAGTATGCTCATTCCGCACAATTGTTTCCCCATCTGCATACCATGCAATCTCCTCCCCTCGGCGGATTTCCCTTGGACTAAAAATCCAAGCATAAAAACCAAAGTCAACCTTGACAGAACAAACTCAACATTTGAATCCTATATCACAACTCTCTCACCTGAGTGGACGAAAACGAACAGTCACAGTGACGTTTTCTTTGGACTGGGAAGCAGATTGCGGCACCCTTCCTCCTGTATAGTGAGGCTTGCTTCGAACAGAGGAAGAAGTAGGGGAGCTATGGGTATCGAGGGATGTTTCTTGATAAAGTATGGGAGAGGAGGCTGTTGAAGAAGCAGGGGAACTAGCAGCAGCCTTTAACTTACTACTAGACCCAGATTTTTTTGACTTTGGTACTTGTCTGGGAGCCATCAGAAACCCAAAAATTCAAACCTTGcagaaactgaaaaaaaaaaacagaaaaaagtATGTAACTTTTTTGTATCAGTAAAAAAATAGCAATAGTTAATACCAGACTCCAAAATTGTATACAAAGCTAAAGGCTGAGGAGGTGATAAAAAGGAATTTTCTCAAAAACTGTTTTCTTTAGCCACCAAGTGAAAAAAAGACGATGATGATATGTTACTCCACATAGAGCTAACTAGCAAAGACAGCGTTTTAAAATGGACGAGTTACAGGGGACTattatctcctcctcctttaAGATAATATACATAATGTACAGACAAGAACGATGCTTTGAGTTTCTAATTAGCTAAAGGATACTAAACTGTATACAAACTTAAGGCTCAGGAGGTGAGTAAATTCTCACAAAACTTGTTGGCTACAATGGTCTCTTTAGCCAAATCATAGGCCCTCCACGAGcaaacacagagagagagagagagagctattAGCAAATCGAAACGACAGCGTTTAATTACAGGGGATTTTTATCACTCAGCTTCCCAGGAAACACAAGCTTGCTTCAAGTAAGCAAAAACAAGGAAGAGGATTAATTGGTAAGCGAATGAGAGACCTCACAATCGCAGGAAGAGGAGTGAAAATTTACGAAATTGCCACAAGACCTAAGAGCTGAGAACACTtggacacaaaaaaaaaaagaatgtgggGGGGTTTAGGTTTTTTCCCCCAGATAAAACAAATAAACGGCCACTAGACAAAACTCCAATACACAAAGAGACGAATAAcgccacaaaaaaaaatggtttaccTTCTTTCTCGAGAAAGTGAATCAATGTAGCATCATCGCCGCCGCAGCCGCTAAAAAAAAGCCGAATCGCATGCAAAAGGAAGGAGAGAGAGGATTACGAGTGAGTGAGTGAATGAGTGTGATTACGTAGAAGAGGCGGCACTTATTATTAAGAGAGAAGAAGTATCATTATCACTAATTAGTTTGTTGATTGCGATTTATGTATATCATAAAAGAGGGTTTGCTTTCTGCTTGCCTTCGAAGCGATTATTATCGTACTAGCTTAATCTTAAACCCAATTGTTTATTAGGCTCTTACCCTcgtaa contains these protein-coding regions:
- the LOC108841488 gene encoding kinesin-like protein KIN-7L, chloroplastic, which codes for MAPRQVPKSKKSGSSSKLKAAASSPASSTASSPILYQETSLDTHSSPTSSSVRSKPHYTGGRVPQSASQSKENVTVTVRFRPLSPREIRRGEEIAWYADGETIVRNEHTQSIAYAYDRVFGPTTTTRQVYDVSAQHVVNGAMEGTNGTIFAYGVTSSGKTHTMHGDQRSPGIIPLAVKDAFDIIQETPRREFLLRVSYLEIYNEVVNDLLNPVGQNLRIREDEQGAFIEGIKEEVVLSPAHALSLIAAGEEHRHIGSTSFNLLSSRSHTMFTLTIESSPLGGNNESEAVHLSQLNLIDLAGSESSKAGTSGLRRKEGSYINKSLLTLGTVISKLTDRKASHVPFRDSKLTRLLQSSLSGHGRVSLICTVTPASSCTEETHNTLKFAHRAKHIEIQAAQNKIIDEKSLIKKYQNEIRQLKEELEQLKQGIKPVSQLKDISEDNIVLLKQKLEEEEDAKAALMSRIQRLTKLILVSAKTPQTSRVSHRVVPRRRHSFGQEELAYLPYKRRDLMDEENLELYVSGESNPEIIDDAFREEKKTRKHGLLNWLKLKKKDNSLGESSISDKSSAVKSNSTLSTPQRDGTNFHTESKLSVGSPLADQRLEPGEDIESLEDSSHEIETPEARRRTIDQMDILREQQKILSEEMALQSKSFKQLSEEATKAPQNEEIKAEIINLNDDIKAKNDQIAELGKQILDFVMTSHDALDKSDIVQAVSEMRAQLNEKSFELEVKAADNRIIQEQLNQRTCECEALQEEVSNLKQQLSDALELGDMRSTASHMQQSSEAQNKIQEKVIQAQAFEIEELKLKAAELSELKEELELRNQKLAEESSYAKELASAAAVELKALSEEVTRLMNRNERLAGDLAAANKNSVTPRGGNTGNPRNGRKESPLVKRKEQDSSLMELKRELSMIKEREVSFEAALFEKVQREAELQRTIEESKEREAYLENELANMWVLVAKLRRSQGDNSDISVSETRQTDHFGT
- the LOC108841487 gene encoding zinc finger protein GIS2 produces the protein MQSQSGHLDKYPKNKIKLSLFSLLSSLFSLLSLQTHYSCHIKMKTHDFMNVESFSPKVRPIRLFGFEFGTSHEESESSESINEVNTTSNTKDKRFKCNYCYRKFPTSQALGGHQNAHKRERQQTKRFHLHSNAAAFFHRNKYHFDASRFFEDHVSLEAARISDARLGLLRRYNNSSKSCDHDHTSYQTRPTYGGNSRRDLFYESKTNVTDHVSLDLRL